A stretch of DNA from Proteiniborus sp. DW1:
TTATTTCTTTCAACTAAAAAAAATCCTGTCATCTTTCCTCTGTCAGTAAGTTCGATTTTTTCATAAGGCTGGTATATTAAGTAGCCTAACCTGTTTAATTTTCTAAGACCTTTAACAACAGATGGCATAGAGACATTTAAGCACTCTGCTACATCCTTTATCCTTATTTCCTTATTGTTTACACTTAATCTATAGGCTTCTTCCAAATAATCCTCTAGACTTGGTGATAACATAAAATCATCCCCTTTTTATTAAAACATATTTAAAGAAGGGGATGAATATGTATTATTTTTCTGGGAAAATTTTCGTCAATATTTTTATTACAAAATAGAATAAGATCAATATTGTAAAGGTTGTTCCTATACCATATAGCATCATTTCTAAGCCTAGTCTAAGTTCTCCCATATTAGAAACCTCCTCTAGAAAGCAGTGCAACTATTACGCTTCCTGCAATAATAGAACCTATCTGTCCTGCAACGTTTGCACTTACAGCCTGCATCAATACAAAGTTTGTAGGGTCTTCTTCTTTTGCAAGTCTTTGTATTACTCTAGCTGACATAGGAAAGGCTGAT
This window harbors:
- a CDS encoding iron dependent repressor, metal binding and dimerization domain protein; translation: MLSPSLEDYLEEAYRLSVNNKEIRIKDVAECLNVSMPSVVKGLRKLNRLGYLIYQPYEKIELTDRGKMTGFFLVERNKILKDFVSMIGSDCDIKQEAEAMEHYLTISTIKSIEKLVKFFSENESILQEFRKYQIESVLDN
- a CDS encoding OadG family protein: MGELRLGLEMMLYGIGTTFTILILFYFVIKILTKIFPEK